In a genomic window of Tissierella sp. Yu-01:
- a CDS encoding NUDIX domain-containing protein: MELFAKPGVGGIIEKNIDGVDYILIQDRCKDDAKQEYGLLEIPAGKIREFENIFDCLRREILEETGLRVTNIKGEDEATILETNGYKVLNYIPFSCSQNIQGAYPIMVQTFICNADGELLNKSNETKNIRWIPLIELKKLLEGDNSLFYPMHIKTLERYLKTKLGY; encoded by the coding sequence ATGGAGTTATTTGCTAAACCTGGAGTAGGTGGAATAATAGAAAAGAATATTGATGGAGTAGATTACATATTAATTCAAGATAGGTGCAAAGATGATGCTAAACAGGAGTATGGACTGTTAGAAATTCCTGCTGGGAAAATAAGAGAGTTTGAGAACATTTTTGATTGTTTGAGAAGAGAGATTTTGGAGGAAACTGGATTAAGGGTTACAAATATAAAAGGTGAGGATGAAGCAACAATTTTAGAAACTAATGGGTATAAAGTGTTAAACTATATACCATTTTCTTGTAGTCAAAATATTCAAGGAGCATATCCGATAATGGTACAAACATTTATATGTAATGCTGATGGAGAATTATTAAATAAGAGTAATGAAACAAAAAATATTAGATGGATACCATTAATAGAATTAAAGAAATTATTAGAAGGTGATAATAGTTTATTTTATCCAATGCACATTAAAACTTTAGAAAGATATTTAAAAACAAAATTAGGATATTAA